In Nicotiana tabacum cultivar K326 chromosome 21, ASM71507v2, whole genome shotgun sequence, one DNA window encodes the following:
- the LOC107775845 gene encoding protein neprosin-like: MAFLNYEVEGLSKKDNEELGRQLKLLNKPAIKTIKTEYGDIYDCVDFYQQPAFDHPLLKNHTYYPQMKPSFSLLKRDKESSTSNSSFKMGLKDGGCPMGTVPIRRTTKEDLIRERRFNASYARGTFHFALEQTSNDPRNQISGAGTTASMYNPKVLPNQWSASVVKVQNGRDQIQAGWRVDPILYGDTHTRFYSLFKAGTTQCFNTRCPGFVIVNTQIPLDKVFKTTRPGTLFEETFFIERDLKNGRWWLRYGPDFAQIGFWPPELFTGLKGFASQAAWGGETFSSVPTFPQMGSGRIPLVVSTNEDAYCSKISILDSAGKTKDPGRLSRFEDAHALYQVVDEPVTNEDFGHTVFYGGPGSVK, from the exons ATGGCTTTTCTCAACTATGAAGTTGAGGGCTTATCAAAGAAGGACAATGAAGAATTGGGGAGGCAACTAAAGCTTTTAAATAAGCCAGCAATCAAAACTATTAAG ACTGAATATGGAGATATTTATGACTGTGTGGATTTCTATCAACAACCGGCATTTGATCATCCCTTATTGAAGAATCATACTTATTATCCTCAG ATGAAACCGTCTTTCTCCCTATTAAAGAGAGACAAAGAATCCTCAACATCCAATAGCTCCTTCAAAATGGGATTAAAAGATGGTGGTTGTCCAATGGGAACAGTTCCTATTAGAAGAACTACCAAAGAAGATCTCATTAGAGAAAGGAGATTTAATGCTAGTTATGCTCGTGGCACCTTTCAT TTTGCTCTAGAACAAACATCAAATGACCCACGTAACCAAATTTCGGGAGCTGGAACAACAGCTAGTATGTATAATCCAAAGGTTCTTCCGAACCAATGGAGTGCATCTGTCGTGAAGGTACAAAATGGTCGTGACCAAATACAAGCTGGGTGGCGT GTGGATCCAATTCTTTACGGTGATACTCATACTAGATTTTACTCATTATTCAAa GCAGGTACAACTCAATGCTTCAATACACGTTGCCCTGGATTTGTTATTGTGAATACGCAAATACCTTTGGACAAGGTGTTTAAGACTACCAGACCTGGAACCTTATTCGAGGAGACGTTCTTCATTGAACGG GATCTAAAGAATGGAAGATGGTGGCTACGATATGGTCCTGATTTTGCACAGATTGGTTTTTGGCCTCCCGAGCTTTTTACAGGATTAAAGGGTTTTGCATCACAAGCAGCATGGGGTGGAGAGACATTTAGTTCAGTGCCTACTTTCCCTCAAATGGGTTCTGGCCGTATTCCTCTAGTTGTAAGTACCAATGAAGATGCATATTGTAGCAAAATTTCAATTCTGGATTCTGCTGGCAAAACTAAGGATCCCGGTCGATTATCAAGGTTTGAAGACGCCCACGCGCTATACCAAGTTGTTGATGAACCAGTTACCAATGAGGATTTTGGGCATACGGTCTTTTATGGGGGACCTGGTTCTGTCAAATAA